One segment of Microbacterium arborescens DNA contains the following:
- the trpC gene encoding indole-3-glycerol phosphate synthase TrpC, whose product MLAGLTAGAVEDAEARAAERPLAVVERDALAQSPARDALAALAPAERVRIIAEVKRASPSRGDLAAIPDPALQAARYEEGGASVISVLTEGRRFKGSLADLEAVRAEVSIPVLRKDFIANPYQVFEARAAGADLVLLIVAALEQPLLAELHELVLELGMTPLVETHSLDEVHRAADIGARLVGVNARNLSTFELDRDLFGRLVEHLPADAVKIAESAVLTPHDVAHYRRAGADAVLIGEALVTNDPVTTLHAFLEAGA is encoded by the coding sequence GTGCTGGCCGGTCTCACGGCCGGCGCCGTCGAGGATGCCGAGGCCCGTGCGGCCGAGCGGCCCCTCGCCGTCGTCGAGCGCGACGCGCTCGCTCAGAGCCCGGCACGCGACGCCCTTGCGGCGCTCGCCCCGGCCGAGCGGGTCAGAATCATCGCCGAGGTCAAGCGTGCGAGCCCGTCTCGCGGCGATCTCGCCGCGATCCCCGATCCCGCTCTTCAGGCGGCTCGGTATGAGGAGGGCGGCGCTTCCGTCATCTCCGTGCTGACCGAGGGGCGGCGATTCAAGGGCAGCCTGGCCGACCTCGAGGCGGTTCGCGCCGAGGTGTCGATCCCCGTGCTGCGCAAGGACTTCATCGCCAACCCGTACCAGGTGTTCGAGGCCCGTGCGGCCGGCGCAGACCTGGTGCTCCTGATCGTCGCCGCGCTCGAGCAGCCGCTGTTGGCCGAGCTGCACGAGCTGGTGCTCGAGCTCGGAATGACGCCCCTGGTCGAGACCCACTCGCTCGACGAGGTGCACCGCGCCGCCGACATCGGAGCGCGGCTGGTCGGTGTCAACGCCCGCAACCTCTCGACCTTCGAGCTCGACCGCGACCTGTTCGGCCGATTGGTGGAGCATCTGCCCGCGGATGCTGTCAAGATCGCCGAGTCCGCCGTGCTCACACCGCACGACGTGGCCCACTACCGTCGAGCGGGCGCCGACGCCGTCCTGATCGGCGAGGCGCTCGTGACGAACGATCCCGTTACCACCCTGCACGCATTCCTGGAGGCCGGCGCGTGA
- the lgt gene encoding prolipoprotein diacylglyceryl transferase: MIHAAHTLVASIPSPSVSYIDLGPLRIHFYALCIIAGIIVATLMTNHRLTRRGAEPWVVIDIALLAVPLALVGARAFHVLTHPGFYFGPDKNPWAVLFIWEGGIAIFGALIGGAVGAYLGCKWTGIRFWSFADALAPGILLAQAMGRFGNWFNQELFGLPTDLPWGLEIDRDNPAFPAGLAPDTLFHPTFLYEVIWNGLGVLVLLWVGRKAWAQWGKLFGLYLVWYGAGRIVWESIRIDPSEIILGIRTNVWAAIFAVLVGIAIIVVQTRRHPGDEPSPYQPGREWVAPSALQSQSTEDFVDLSAPPTPEAHADSATSAVTSKQ; this comes from the coding sequence ATGATCCATGCCGCACACACGCTCGTCGCGAGCATCCCGAGCCCGTCGGTGAGCTACATCGACCTCGGTCCGCTGCGCATCCACTTCTACGCCCTGTGCATCATCGCGGGCATCATCGTCGCGACCCTGATGACCAATCACCGCCTCACGCGGCGTGGCGCGGAACCGTGGGTCGTCATCGACATCGCGCTCCTGGCCGTGCCGCTGGCGCTGGTGGGAGCGCGCGCGTTCCACGTGCTCACGCACCCGGGGTTCTACTTCGGCCCCGACAAGAACCCCTGGGCCGTGCTGTTCATCTGGGAGGGCGGCATCGCCATCTTCGGTGCGCTGATCGGCGGCGCCGTGGGCGCGTACCTCGGCTGCAAGTGGACCGGCATCCGCTTCTGGAGCTTCGCCGACGCGCTGGCGCCGGGCATCCTCCTCGCCCAGGCCATGGGCCGGTTCGGCAACTGGTTCAACCAGGAGCTGTTCGGGCTGCCCACCGACCTGCCATGGGGGCTCGAGATCGATCGCGACAACCCGGCCTTCCCGGCAGGGCTCGCACCCGACACCCTCTTCCACCCGACCTTCCTCTACGAAGTGATCTGGAACGGGCTCGGCGTGCTCGTGCTGCTGTGGGTCGGCCGCAAGGCGTGGGCGCAGTGGGGCAAGCTGTTCGGTCTCTACCTCGTCTGGTACGGCGCGGGGCGCATCGTGTGGGAGTCCATCCGGATCGATCCGAGTGAGATCATCCTCGGCATCCGCACGAACGTCTGGGCCGCGATCTTCGCCGTCCTGGTCGGAATCGCGATCATCGTGGTGCAGACGCGACGGCACCCGGGCGACGAGCCGTCGCCTTATCAGCCCGGTCGCGAGTGGGTGGCTCCGAGCGCGCTACAATCGCAGAGCACTGAAGACTTCGTGGATCTGAGCGCACCCCCGACGCCCGAAGCTCACGCAGACAGCGCCACAAGCGCAGTCACCTCGAAGCAGTAG
- the trpB gene encoding tryptophan synthase subunit beta — MSLREQHGPFFGEFGGRFMPESLIAAIDELTAVYESAMADPEFAAELTRTLATYAGRPSALTEVPRFAEHAGGARVFLKREDLNHTGSHKINNVIGQAMLTKRLGKTRVIAETGAGQHGVATATAAALFGFDCTIYMGEVDTERQALNVARMRLLGAEVVPVTTGSRTLKDAINEAYRDWVASVETTNYIFGTAAGPHPFPAMVRDFQKIISEEAREQLLAETGRLPDAVVACVGGGSNAIGMFDAFLDDEGVALYGVEAAGEGVDTERHAASIGRGRPGVLHGAKTFVLQDEDGQTVESHSISAGLDYPGVGPEHAWLASIGRASYIPATDTEAMEALRLLSRTEGIIPAIESAHALAGALRIGRELGPDAIIAVNLSGRGDKDMDTAARWFELYDEGAEPVVEPDHDEAASGEGVEL; from the coding sequence GTGAGCCTGCGAGAACAGCACGGTCCCTTCTTCGGCGAGTTCGGCGGGCGGTTCATGCCCGAATCGCTGATCGCCGCGATCGACGAGCTGACCGCGGTCTACGAGTCGGCGATGGCCGACCCCGAGTTCGCGGCCGAGCTGACGCGCACGCTCGCGACCTACGCGGGGAGGCCGTCGGCGCTGACCGAGGTGCCGCGCTTCGCCGAGCACGCCGGCGGCGCGCGCGTCTTCCTCAAGCGTGAGGACCTCAACCACACGGGCTCGCACAAGATCAACAACGTGATCGGTCAGGCCATGCTGACCAAACGCCTGGGCAAGACCCGGGTGATCGCCGAGACCGGAGCCGGCCAGCACGGCGTGGCCACGGCGACGGCCGCGGCATTGTTCGGCTTCGACTGCACGATCTACATGGGCGAGGTCGACACCGAGCGTCAAGCCCTCAACGTCGCACGCATGCGCCTGCTCGGCGCCGAGGTCGTGCCGGTGACGACCGGGTCGCGCACGCTCAAGGACGCGATCAACGAGGCCTACCGCGACTGGGTGGCCTCGGTCGAGACGACCAACTACATCTTCGGTACCGCAGCCGGGCCGCATCCGTTCCCCGCCATGGTGCGCGACTTCCAGAAGATCATCTCGGAAGAGGCTCGCGAGCAGCTGCTCGCCGAGACCGGACGGCTCCCGGATGCCGTCGTGGCATGCGTCGGTGGCGGATCCAACGCGATCGGCATGTTCGACGCGTTCCTCGACGATGAGGGCGTCGCGCTCTACGGCGTCGAGGCCGCGGGCGAAGGAGTCGACACGGAGCGCCACGCCGCGTCCATCGGGCGGGGCCGCCCGGGCGTCCTCCACGGCGCGAAGACCTTCGTGCTGCAGGACGAGGACGGCCAGACCGTCGAGTCGCACTCGATCTCGGCGGGACTGGACTATCCGGGTGTCGGGCCCGAGCACGCGTGGCTCGCGTCGATCGGTCGTGCGTCGTACATCCCCGCCACCGACACCGAGGCGATGGAGGCACTGAGACTGCTGAGCCGCACCGAGGGCATCATCCCCGCGATCGAGTCGGCCCACGCCCTGGCCGGTGCGCTTCGGATCGGACGCGAGCTCGGCCCCGACGCGATCATCGCGGTCAACCTCTCGGGGCGCGGTGACAAAGACATGGACACCGCGGCCCGTTGGTTCGAGCTCTACGACGAAGGCGCGGAGCCGGTCGTCGAACCCGACCACGACGAAGCCGCCTCGGGAGAAGGGGTGGAGCTGTGA
- a CDS encoding Trp biosynthesis-associated membrane protein yields MTRRSRTFAVLAAVVGGGLAVIGATQPWLEATLRDGAQAVLPVPGTEALPLVTPLGLAALALGLALSIVGTVLRYVFGVVGVLIGAALLAESLRIALTAPPEAVVGVVADATGLAGVEAVGTLVSTITVTAWPWITAVGAAAVCAGGVLTLVTARSWRSTARRYRTDAAAEVRRPGGSRPHDSHDPIDSWDDLSRGSDPTA; encoded by the coding sequence ATGACTCGGCGCTCCCGGACGTTCGCGGTTCTCGCCGCTGTTGTCGGCGGCGGCCTCGCGGTCATCGGAGCGACGCAGCCGTGGCTGGAGGCGACGTTGCGTGACGGCGCTCAAGCGGTCCTCCCGGTGCCGGGCACCGAGGCGCTCCCGCTGGTCACTCCACTGGGCCTGGCAGCGCTCGCCCTCGGGCTCGCGCTCTCGATCGTGGGCACGGTGCTGCGCTACGTCTTCGGCGTCGTCGGGGTGCTGATCGGCGCCGCGCTCCTCGCCGAATCGCTCCGTATCGCCCTGACGGCGCCGCCCGAGGCCGTGGTCGGCGTCGTCGCCGACGCGACCGGACTCGCGGGCGTCGAAGCGGTGGGCACGCTGGTCTCGACGATAACGGTCACCGCGTGGCCGTGGATCACGGCGGTCGGCGCCGCCGCGGTGTGCGCGGGCGGGGTGCTGACCCTCGTGACGGCTCGCTCGTGGCGCAGCACCGCGCGCCGTTACCGCACCGATGCGGCCGCCGAGGTCCGCCGCCCCGGTGGTTCGCGTCCGCACGATTCCCACGATCCGATCGATTCGTGGGACGACCTCAGCCGCGGGTCCGATCCGACCGCTTGA
- a CDS encoding glutamate synthase subunit beta, translating to MADPKGFLKITERELPKRRPVPVRIMDWREVYEPGDTAVLRRQAGRCMDCGVPFCHQGCPLGNLIPEWNDLMWRGEGRSAIERLHATNNFPEFTGRLCPAPCESSCVLGINQPPVTIKQIEVSTIDEAFANGWVEAEPPGRLTGKTVAVVGSGPAGLAAAQQLTRAGHTVAVYERDDRIGGLLRYGIPDFKMEKRHIEARLRQMQDEGTRFRAGVEIGKDITWDALRARYDAVVVATGSTLPRDLAIPGRDLAGVHFAMEYLVESNKAVAGDQVANQIHAEGKHVVVIGGGDTGADCIGTAHRQGALSVTNLAIGKQPPSERPDSQPWPMMPTIFEVASAHEEGGERSYLASTVEFLANDAGEVRALRVAETEFIDGRRVPKSGTEREIPADLVLIAMGFTGPERSELEAQLGTVFTDRGNVERADDYQTTAPGVFVAGDAGRGQSLIVWAIAEGRAAAAAVDRYLMGDTDLPAPVRPTDVAIGLQRA from the coding sequence GTGGCTGACCCCAAGGGCTTCCTGAAGATCACGGAGCGCGAGCTCCCCAAGCGCCGGCCCGTCCCGGTCCGCATCATGGACTGGCGCGAGGTCTACGAACCCGGTGACACCGCGGTCCTCCGCCGTCAGGCGGGCCGCTGCATGGACTGCGGCGTTCCGTTCTGCCATCAGGGATGCCCGCTGGGCAACCTGATCCCGGAGTGGAACGACCTCATGTGGCGGGGCGAGGGGCGCTCGGCCATCGAGCGTCTGCACGCCACCAACAACTTCCCCGAGTTCACCGGTCGGCTCTGCCCCGCGCCGTGCGAGAGCTCGTGCGTGCTCGGCATCAACCAGCCGCCGGTCACCATCAAGCAGATCGAGGTCTCGACGATCGACGAGGCCTTCGCCAACGGCTGGGTCGAGGCCGAGCCTCCGGGGCGACTCACCGGCAAGACGGTCGCTGTCGTCGGTTCCGGGCCCGCCGGGCTCGCCGCTGCGCAGCAGCTGACGCGCGCGGGACACACGGTCGCGGTCTACGAGCGTGATGACCGCATCGGCGGCCTGCTGCGGTACGGCATCCCTGATTTCAAGATGGAGAAGCGTCACATCGAGGCGCGGCTGCGTCAGATGCAGGACGAGGGGACGCGGTTCCGCGCCGGTGTCGAGATCGGCAAGGACATCACGTGGGATGCGCTGCGCGCCCGCTACGACGCCGTCGTGGTGGCGACCGGGTCGACGCTGCCGCGCGACCTCGCCATCCCCGGCCGCGATCTCGCAGGCGTCCACTTCGCGATGGAGTACCTCGTGGAGTCGAACAAGGCCGTCGCGGGCGACCAGGTCGCCAACCAGATCCACGCCGAGGGAAAGCACGTCGTGGTCATCGGCGGCGGTGACACCGGCGCCGACTGCATCGGCACCGCGCACCGGCAGGGCGCGCTGAGCGTCACCAACCTCGCGATCGGCAAGCAGCCGCCCTCCGAGCGCCCCGACTCGCAGCCCTGGCCGATGATGCCGACGATCTTCGAGGTCGCCTCGGCGCACGAGGAAGGCGGTGAGCGCAGCTACCTCGCCTCGACCGTCGAGTTCCTCGCGAACGACGCCGGCGAGGTTCGCGCCCTCCGAGTCGCCGAGACCGAGTTCATCGACGGGCGCCGGGTTCCCAAGAGCGGCACCGAGCGCGAGATCCCCGCAGACCTCGTGCTGATCGCGATGGGTTTCACCGGCCCGGAGCGCAGCGAGCTCGAGGCGCAGCTCGGTACCGTGTTCACTGATCGCGGCAATGTCGAACGTGCCGACGACTACCAGACGACCGCGCCGGGCGTGTTCGTGGCGGGCGATGCCGGCCGCGGGCAGTCGCTCATCGTGTGGGCGATCGCGGAAGGCCGCGCCGCGGCCGCCGCCGTCGACCGCTACCTGATGGGCGACACCGACCTGCCGGCGCCGGTGCGTCCGACCGACGTCGCGATCGGGCTCCAGCGGGCATAG
- the trpA gene encoding tryptophan synthase subunit alpha — MSSRVAAAIDAAHAEGRGAFVGYLPLGFPDLETSVEAAVALAEAGADVLELGPPYSDPVMDGVVIQEATQVALAAGFRLRDTFTAVRAIAERVDVPILVMTYWNPVLQYGVDRFADELAAAGGAGLITPDITPDAAPEWIAASERTGLDRVFLAAPTSTDERLRMIVEASTGFVYTVSTMGITGERAELDAAARTLVGRLRELGDVHACVGIGISTPDQVAGVVDYADGAIVGTALVRALRDGGVAGLADTARALAAGTARERV; from the coding sequence GTGAGCTCCCGCGTCGCCGCCGCGATCGATGCCGCACACGCCGAGGGGCGCGGCGCGTTCGTCGGCTACCTGCCGCTCGGCTTCCCCGATCTCGAGACGAGTGTCGAGGCCGCCGTGGCGCTGGCCGAGGCCGGAGCCGATGTCCTCGAGCTCGGCCCCCCGTACTCCGACCCCGTGATGGACGGCGTTGTGATCCAGGAGGCGACGCAGGTCGCTCTGGCAGCGGGCTTCCGCCTGCGTGACACGTTCACAGCCGTCCGTGCGATCGCGGAGCGGGTCGACGTCCCGATCCTCGTCATGACCTACTGGAACCCCGTGCTCCAGTACGGCGTCGACCGCTTCGCCGACGAGCTCGCCGCGGCAGGCGGGGCCGGCCTGATCACGCCGGACATCACCCCGGATGCCGCGCCCGAGTGGATCGCCGCTTCGGAGCGCACGGGGCTCGATCGCGTGTTCCTCGCGGCGCCCACCTCCACCGACGAGCGACTGCGGATGATCGTCGAGGCCTCGACGGGCTTCGTGTACACGGTCTCGACGATGGGGATCACGGGCGAGCGCGCCGAGCTCGACGCCGCAGCCCGCACCCTGGTCGGGCGCCTGCGCGAACTCGGCGATGTGCACGCGTGCGTCGGCATCGGCATCTCCACCCCCGATCAGGTCGCGGGAGTCGTCGACTACGCCGACGGAGCGATCGTCGGAACAGCCCTCGTACGCGCGTTGCGCGACGGGGGAGTCGCCGGGCTCGCCGACACCGCGCGTGCTCTTGCGGCGGGCACCGCCCGCGAGCGCGTCTAG
- a CDS encoding DUF6704 family protein, whose product MSNIGDPGHGHSPAAWTAVVIMLLAFALGTLFFWLDMPVLVWASAGLLVVGLIVGWAMAKAGYGAYGDKYTPKAH is encoded by the coding sequence ATGAGCAACATCGGCGACCCCGGCCACGGACACTCCCCGGCGGCGTGGACCGCTGTGGTGATCATGCTCCTGGCGTTCGCGCTGGGCACCCTGTTCTTCTGGCTCGACATGCCGGTGCTCGTCTGGGCGTCCGCCGGTCTGCTCGTGGTCGGGCTCATCGTCGGCTGGGCCATGGCGAAGGCCGGGTACGGCGCGTACGGCGACAAGTACACCCCGAAAGCGCACTGA
- the gltB gene encoding glutamate synthase large subunit: MASSPRPQKSGFGSFPPQQGMYNPAFEKDACGLAMVATLRGEAGHDIVELALTALRNLEHRGAIGSDAGTGDGAGILTQMPDAFLRAVVDFDLPPAGEYAAGMAFLPREADERHALKAAIEALAASEGLIVLGWREVPTEDENLGKLAFAARPAFEQLFVSRPAVGDAPALSGIELDRRVYRLRKRARHEHDAYFVSLSSRTLGYKGMVTTLQLEPFYPDLQDERFASELAVVHSRYSTNTFPSWPLAQPLRMLAHNGEINTVKGNRNWMRARQSQLESELLGDVQPLLPICTDGASDSASFDEVLELLTLTGRSLPHAVMMMVPEAYEKQTDIDPDLRAFYDYHSIQMEPWDGPAALIFTDGTLVGATLDRNGLRPGRWTETTDGLVVIGSETGVLDFAPERIKRRGRLQPGRMFVVDTAAGRIVEDEEIKRELATLHPWQEWLDAGRVRLKDLPEREHIVHPIASITRRQRTFGYTEEEVRILLTPMGQVGAEPLGAMGSDTPVAVLSERPRLLFDYFTQQFAQVTNPPLDSIREEVVTSLSLGLGPEANLLSWGPEHTRTVTLDFPVIDNDELAKIQHIDTALKGRSSVTIRGLYRVEAGHKGMQKRLAQMCAEADQAIEDGAEFLVLSDRDSNKDLAPIPSLLMLAAVHHHLIRQQTRMRVGLVVEAGDVREVHHVATLLGYGASAVNPYLAMETVEYLVRAGYITGVSPEKAVKNLIYALGKGVLKIMSKMGISTVSSYAGAQVFEAVGLSGEFVSKYFTGTETKLGGVGLEVIAAENAARHAYAYPEDAAVRAHERLWTGGEYQWRRDGAPHLFNPDTVFRLQHATRTRRYDIFREYTKLVDDQASELKTLRGMFKLRTGVRPPVPIDEVESVASIVKRFSTGAMSYGSISKEAHETLAIAMNRLGAKSNTGEGGEDVERLLDPERRSAIKQVASGRFGVTSMYLTHADDIQIKLAQGAKPGEGGQLPPGKVYPWIARTRGGTPGVGLISPPPHHDIYSIEDLKQLIFDLKRANPTARVHVKLVSQSGIGAVAAGTAKALADVILVSGHDGGTGASPLNSLKHAGTPWELGLAETQQTLMLNDMRDRVVVQADGQLKTGRDVVIAALLGAEEFGFATSALVVEGCIMMRVCHLDTCPVGVATQNPVLRERFTGKPEFVVNFMEFIAQEVREYLAELGFRSLDEAVGRTDVLDVDGAIEHWKASGLDLGPILTGPAFADDAPRRHQRDQDHELDEHFDVQLIERAQDVVAHGGHIEIDLPIRNTERAVGTMLGNRVTLAHGENGLPADSIVVNLTGSAGQSFGAFLPAGITLRLEGDSNDYVGKGLSGGQIVVRPPRDAAFDASENVIAGNVIGYGATQGTMFLRGVVGERFLVRNSGATAVVEGVGDHALEYMTGGLAVILGATGRNLGAGMSGGNAYVYRLETANVNREAMASGELVLEEMGSGDAEILRDLLERHVAETGSDLAARLLEDFETEVAHFVRVVPRDYAAVLETRQTAAAEGLDPDGDEVWSRILEVTRG; the protein is encoded by the coding sequence ATGGCCTCGAGCCCTCGACCCCAAAAGTCCGGATTCGGTTCTTTCCCTCCCCAGCAGGGCATGTACAACCCGGCCTTCGAGAAGGATGCCTGTGGTCTGGCGATGGTCGCCACGCTTCGCGGCGAGGCCGGGCACGACATCGTCGAGCTCGCGCTGACGGCGCTGCGGAATCTGGAGCACCGCGGGGCCATCGGTTCGGACGCCGGAACCGGTGACGGCGCCGGCATCCTGACGCAGATGCCCGACGCGTTCCTGCGCGCCGTCGTCGACTTCGACCTGCCGCCCGCGGGGGAGTACGCCGCGGGTATGGCCTTCCTGCCACGTGAGGCCGACGAGCGGCACGCCCTGAAAGCCGCGATCGAAGCGCTCGCGGCGTCCGAGGGGCTGATCGTCCTGGGCTGGCGCGAGGTCCCGACCGAGGACGAGAACCTCGGCAAGCTGGCGTTCGCGGCGCGGCCGGCGTTCGAGCAGCTGTTCGTCTCGCGCCCGGCGGTCGGCGACGCGCCCGCCCTGTCAGGCATCGAGCTCGACCGCCGCGTCTACCGGCTGCGCAAGCGCGCCCGCCACGAGCACGACGCGTACTTCGTGTCACTCTCGAGCCGCACGCTCGGCTACAAGGGGATGGTCACCACCCTGCAGCTCGAGCCGTTCTACCCCGACCTGCAGGACGAGCGCTTCGCGTCCGAACTCGCAGTCGTGCACTCGCGGTACTCGACCAACACCTTCCCCTCCTGGCCGCTCGCCCAACCCCTGCGCATGCTCGCGCACAACGGTGAGATCAACACGGTCAAGGGCAACCGCAACTGGATGCGGGCGCGCCAGTCGCAGCTCGAGTCCGAGCTGCTCGGCGACGTTCAGCCGCTCCTGCCGATCTGCACCGACGGTGCCAGCGACTCGGCCTCGTTCGACGAGGTGCTCGAGCTGCTCACTCTCACCGGCCGCAGCCTGCCCCACGCCGTCATGATGATGGTGCCCGAGGCCTACGAGAAGCAGACCGACATCGACCCGGATCTGCGCGCGTTCTACGACTACCACTCCATCCAGATGGAGCCCTGGGACGGTCCGGCGGCGCTCATCTTCACCGATGGCACGCTCGTCGGTGCGACGCTCGACCGCAACGGGCTGCGTCCCGGGCGCTGGACCGAGACCACCGACGGACTCGTCGTGATCGGCAGCGAGACCGGCGTGCTCGACTTCGCCCCCGAGCGGATCAAGCGTCGCGGACGTCTGCAGCCCGGTCGCATGTTCGTGGTCGACACGGCCGCGGGTCGCATCGTCGAGGACGAGGAGATCAAGCGCGAGCTGGCGACCCTGCACCCGTGGCAGGAGTGGCTCGATGCGGGCCGCGTGCGGCTCAAGGACCTGCCCGAACGCGAGCACATCGTGCATCCGATCGCTTCGATCACGCGTCGTCAGCGCACGTTCGGGTACACCGAGGAAGAGGTGCGCATCCTCCTCACCCCGATGGGACAGGTGGGTGCGGAGCCCCTCGGCGCGATGGGCAGCGACACGCCCGTCGCCGTGCTGAGCGAACGGCCCCGGTTGCTGTTCGACTACTTCACGCAGCAGTTCGCGCAAGTGACGAACCCGCCCCTCGACTCGATCCGCGAAGAGGTCGTCACCTCGCTCTCGCTCGGGCTCGGTCCCGAAGCCAACCTGCTCTCGTGGGGGCCGGAGCACACCCGCACGGTGACGCTCGACTTCCCCGTCATCGACAACGACGAGCTCGCGAAGATCCAGCACATCGACACCGCCCTCAAGGGCCGGTCGTCGGTGACGATCCGCGGCCTGTACCGCGTCGAGGCCGGTCACAAGGGGATGCAGAAGCGCCTCGCGCAGATGTGCGCCGAGGCCGACCAGGCCATCGAGGACGGCGCGGAGTTCCTCGTGCTCAGCGATCGCGACTCGAACAAGGACCTCGCGCCGATCCCGTCGCTGCTCATGCTCGCTGCAGTCCACCACCACCTCATCCGTCAGCAGACGCGCATGCGGGTCGGTCTGGTGGTCGAGGCCGGCGACGTCCGCGAGGTGCACCACGTCGCGACTCTCCTCGGCTACGGCGCCTCCGCGGTCAACCCGTACCTCGCGATGGAGACGGTCGAGTACCTCGTCCGGGCCGGCTACATCACCGGCGTCTCGCCGGAGAAGGCCGTGAAGAACCTGATCTATGCGCTCGGCAAGGGTGTGCTGAAGATCATGTCGAAGATGGGCATCTCGACGGTGTCGTCGTATGCCGGCGCCCAGGTGTTCGAGGCAGTCGGCCTGTCGGGCGAGTTCGTCTCGAAGTACTTCACGGGCACCGAGACCAAGCTCGGCGGTGTCGGCCTCGAGGTCATCGCCGCGGAGAACGCCGCGCGGCACGCGTACGCCTATCCCGAGGATGCCGCAGTCCGCGCTCACGAGCGGCTGTGGACCGGCGGCGAGTACCAGTGGCGCCGCGACGGCGCCCCTCACCTGTTCAATCCCGACACGGTCTTCCGGTTGCAGCACGCGACCCGCACGCGGCGCTACGACATCTTCCGCGAGTACACCAAGCTCGTCGACGACCAGGCGTCGGAGCTGAAGACGCTGCGCGGCATGTTCAAGCTGCGGACGGGCGTCCGCCCGCCGGTGCCCATCGACGAGGTCGAGTCGGTGGCCTCGATCGTCAAGCGCTTCTCGACGGGTGCCATGAGCTACGGCTCGATCTCGAAGGAGGCGCACGAGACCCTCGCGATCGCGATGAACCGCCTCGGCGCGAAGTCGAACACCGGCGAGGGTGGCGAGGACGTCGAGCGGCTGCTCGACCCCGAGCGACGCAGCGCGATCAAGCAGGTCGCCTCCGGGCGATTCGGCGTGACGAGCATGTACCTCACGCACGCCGACGACATCCAGATCAAGCTCGCCCAGGGCGCGAAGCCCGGCGAGGGTGGTCAGCTTCCGCCCGGCAAGGTCTACCCGTGGATCGCTCGCACGCGCGGCGGCACCCCCGGCGTCGGCCTCATCTCGCCGCCGCCGCACCACGACATCTATTCGATCGAAGACCTCAAGCAGCTGATCTTCGACCTGAAGCGCGCCAACCCGACCGCGCGTGTCCATGTGAAGCTCGTGAGCCAGTCCGGCATCGGCGCGGTCGCAGCGGGAACTGCGAAGGCGCTTGCCGACGTCATCCTCGTCTCGGGCCACGACGGCGGCACCGGTGCGAGCCCGCTGAACTCGCTCAAGCACGCCGGCACCCCGTGGGAGCTCGGCCTCGCCGAGACCCAGCAGACGCTCATGCTCAACGACATGCGCGACCGCGTCGTCGTCCAGGCGGACGGGCAGCTCAAGACCGGTCGCGACGTGGTCATCGCCGCGCTGCTCGGCGCCGAGGAGTTCGGCTTCGCGACGTCGGCACTCGTGGTGGAGGGCTGCATCATGATGCGGGTCTGCCACCTCGACACGTGCCCGGTCGGCGTCGCGACTCAGAACCCCGTCCTGCGCGAGCGCTTCACGGGCAAGCCCGAGTTCGTCGTGAACTTCATGGAGTTCATCGCGCAGGAGGTGCGCGAGTACCTCGCCGAGCTCGGTTTCCGTTCGCTCGACGAGGCCGTCGGACGCACCGACGTCCTCGACGTCGACGGCGCGATCGAGCACTGGAAGGCGAGCGGACTCGATCTCGGGCCGATCCTCACCGGGCCCGCGTTCGCCGACGATGCGCCGCGGCGTCATCAGCGTGACCAGGACCACGAACTCGACGAGCACTTCGACGTCCAGCTGATCGAGCGGGCGCAGGATGTCGTCGCCCACGGCGGACACATCGAGATCGACCTGCCGATCCGCAACACCGAGCGTGCCGTGGGCACGATGCTGGGCAACCGGGTGACGCTCGCGCACGGCGAGAACGGCCTGCCGGCCGACTCGATCGTCGTGAACCTCACGGGTTCGGCCGGTCAGTCGTTCGGGGCCTTCCTCCCCGCCGGCATCACGCTGCGCCTCGAGGGCGACTCGAACGACTACGTCGGCAAGGGGCTCTCCGGAGGCCAGATCGTCGTGCGGCCCCCACGCGACGCCGCATTCGACGCCTCCGAGAACGTCATCGCCGGCAATGTCATCGGTTACGGCGCGACGCAGGGCACGATGTTCCTGCGCGGTGTCGTGGGGGAGCGGTTCCTGGTGCGCAACTCCGGCGCGACCGCGGTGGTCGAGGGCGTGGGCGACCACGCACTGGAGTACATGACGGGCGGCCTCGCCGTGATCCTGGGAGCGACCGGGCGCAACCTGGGTGCCGGGATGTCGGGCGGCAACGCCTACGTCTACCGTCTCGAGACCGCGAACGTGAACCGCGAGGCGATGGCCAGCGGTGAGCTCGTGCTCGAGGAGATGGGGTCCGGCGACGCCGAGATCCTCCGCGACCTGCTTGAGCGCCACGTCGCCGAGACGGGGTCCGACCTGGCGGCCCGCCTGCTCGAGGACTTCGAGACCGAGGTCGCTCATTTCGTCCGTGTGGTGCCGCGCGACTACGCCGCGGTGCTCGAAACCCGACAGACGGCGGCCGCCGAGGGGCTCGACCCCGACGGCGACGAGGTCTGGAGCCGCATCCTGGAGGTGACCCGTGGCTGA